From the genome of Mya arenaria isolate MELC-2E11 chromosome 5, ASM2691426v1:
GTACCTGGCGACTCTTCGACAGGCACAATCAACCCTTCCTTAAAGCGTCAAAGTTTACTTCtttttcaatataggagaaaaaaaagttataagatgtgcaccattttggactagaaattgttaattttttatgGGGGAGTTCCCACAACCGCTCCGTTCACAACTGCCAACACTTTCAACTAAATACATTTCGGGTTTGAGGTAGGGGCGCAAGCCAAAAGGTTACGCCCTAAGTTAGAtcccctctaacgtcgaattCTGGATACGCCCctgcaatcgtaacaactcggccatctccggcaagctccAAATTCTGTTGGATAATGGCGGAGGTGTTTCGATCGCAATCGGCATAAATCATTTGGTTCCTGGCTGAAAGCTGAAACAGTTCTTCATTAGCCAGTGTTCATTACATCGCGTTGCTTAGCAACTGGCGGACAATGTCTCGAGTGGATCCGATGTATACAATTCTGATTTATAATCATAACTTCATACCCACGATATCTTTGTCTTTTCTCTGTAGAGCTGACCCAAGCTTCATGGATTACCTGAACGCTGGAGCAAACCTGGTCAACCCATACACTTACCTTGAGGGGCCGTTCAACGATATGGCCTCTAAGGTTGGGGACGCCGTGGACCTTCTAGGCGACAAAGCAAATGGTTTCCTAAACTCCGTGAAAGATCTTGGAGGTTCCGCTGTTGGTGGAGTTTATGATGGCTTTTCGGTAAGTTTATACTAGATTAACTTCAGCTATAATTTGTAGTGCTTTGTCATAGTCGTTGTGATCATAAGacatacttcgagataacgacaTTCgatttaacataaatacataaagtGTATATAACCAAACTTATTCGATTTTTTTcgcataaccagaacatcgagataacaaagttcgacatagcgagttgtgactgtatatttgttataaatgtatttttatttcccTTTTCTGTTCGCTGTTTTGTGAGGATTGTGGTTTTTGAGACCAGGTTTTTCCAAGGGTGCAGGTTTTCCATCCACCATTCGGTTGCATATAACTCTCCTACTTTTTCCTTCCATTTTAATAGTTTATCACTCAATTTTTACTTCTAACGGACTGACAGAAGTATTTAGCTCGGCTTGTACATGTACAAAGTATATTCATCGTCAGTACAAACTAAATATTAGTTcataataaacatgaaatacacataaaatataacataacattgtactcgtatattaaacaataacactgtttatcatatatctttatttacCCTTTTTGCTAAAACCGTTTTATGAATGCATTTGTATCTTCGTCAACATCTGAAGTCGATTATTGGAAAACTGTTTTGAACGCATCAATCCAGATATTGACAAAGAATGCAGGTTAAATTTATTAGATTGTGTTTGTAACGTTTATATGAACATGTGCTTATTTAACCTACCATATTAATCATATTATTTACAGTCGGCATTCAACGGTTTCAAGGACCAACTCAGCTCCCTCGGTGGTTCCATCCTTGACGCTGGAAACAGCGTCATCGACACCGCCAATCTCATTGGCGACGGCTTTACTGACCTCGGAAGCAGTATCGGAAACGTCGGAACAGACATCGGGCACACGATTGGGGACATCGGTGGCAGCATTGGACACGCTATTGGAGGTATGCAGTAGTTCTTAAGTGCATTATAGATTTTAtggggcataaaaaataataccattgttCCCGGTTTGATGCCaaccccctccccctccccaaaaaacaaaatatagataaaataataaaaaaaaaaaaaataaataataaaaatatgtataaataaataggGTATAAGATGGAATGTAGGTCGGGAAATCCCTTTTTATAAGGCGaattgtttttaagatttttctGTTACCCAGAACTTAAAGAGCATCTATAAGATCAGTATTAATTATCATTACTGATCTTGTATTTAGAGTATTTTAGACCAAAACACTTAATTTTTACCTTTTGAAtaacaaatcaaacaaataatttctcAAGGCAAATATAGGTTAACGCTCGCGTCATAAAGGGAAGGCCGGGGAAATGGAAACCTTTTTACGCCTTAGTATCTTAAGAACCTTTTCTTAAGTATTGCACAGAACTTCGGTTTTTCCATACTCAGAATGCTAATGACTATAACAACATAACAGTACAATCCTGGTTTGAACCAAGATCGAAGAGAACAGAAATCGATTGTACAAATGAGCATCTATTTTGGAAGGTTTTTCACAACACCGAATAAATAAGAATTTGGCCATTCGGCCCTTtcccattctcattcatcagaggtttgataatgatgaaTCTGATATCTActgtacgcatagcatcatctcTCAGGTTAGCCTATTTTAAGAGAAATCACTTTTTGTGATACAAGCGTAAAGTCAATGCGTGCATTATAATCTCTTCATAAGGTCGAACGGCCGTACATAcgattatttttggcattaagttatatttatattcctaTAACCTTCATTAACAGAAGCTAGGTACTCTTTGAcatttatcaatgattttttttttctcaggcATCTTCGGCCGACGTGAGCTTGACGCCCAGACCCGCCAGTGTATGGAGAAATGCGCCCCCTGTCGGCCACTCCTTCTTCCCACTCAGTCTGATATCATCACTTCAGGTAAATGCAACAATTTGACGTCATCACCTCAGGTAAATGACAAAAATTGTCATCATCGCCAAAGGTCAATGAAACTGCCTGATTCCATAACCGAATGTAAACCGTAGTTGTCGCGGGTAAAATGACACAGTTGGACATCAACGCAGATATATGGCACAGTTTGACGTCATTACTGTTAATCATCATATATGGTCTGAAATCATCAACGCAGGTAATTGACACATTCTTACGTCTTCGTCACATTTAAAATGACACAGTTTGACCCTTTTGCCGAAAAGCTttagtaaaaaatgaaatactcaAGGCTTTGATTTACAAGTTAATTTATATCAGAGTCAAAAGAATATCATTCTATTAGTTGCTgtttattaagaaaaataaacaatacaactCAATCTGAACAAATTACACAAAATGGAGcctatttaaaatatatgaacgaGCCCCTTTAAAGACAAGCCGGTTagaaatgtgatatttatttaagtcTGTGGACCTGGGATTGTAAACACGAACAAGACGATCCAGGACCGTGTCGGCAAGCTCCAGAGAGTCTATGACGCCACACTGGACAAGATCCACCCCATCATCACCAAGGTAACGTAGGGTTACTTTAGAGTTTCTAACTAAGCCTGTTATTAAGATACTGCAATAAAGTTAACTCTTGTAAGGCGaccataaattaattgctaaatTTTCACCCCGGCGTGCACCCTCTTTTTTCCGCCGCCCCTAAAATTTaatgactgaaataaaaatgttgaaccaGGATTAGTGTTTGCGTATCGGTCCGGTACTGTCCGGGAACGGCATTTATTCATACTTACGATGTCGGGTATGACATTCACATGtgaaaaaggaaaattgttaCGCTCGTGTTCGTCAGGAACATTTGTATATGGTCCCTTATAAAACAGAAAGAGCATGGACACATATTCAACGGTAAAAACAGGCATCCATCTAAGAAAAAAGTCAAACCCCTCCCCATTTAACAAAGTATAATTGAATGAGTATCTagtaataaatttatattggccATAGGCGTACTTTGTAGAACTCCCTTCAGGCACCGTGACTAGATAAAAGGAACTTGTGAACGCAGACTTTAAGTTAAGTATAGAAATCGCTAGAGCTGAAACTAACTCTCGcccatgtacgtgaagttagcggcctagcggcctagcggcgtgaagttagcggactagcggcgtgaagttagcggcctggcggcctagcggcgtgaagttagcggcctggcggccaagcggcctagcggcgtgaagttggcggcctagcggcctggcggcctaattattttttctatttccaagcaattgttaatgcgttttttttaaaaaacaatgataaatcaaggttttttattcatatagttacatagcggccttaaattgttatatattcagaatatttttctttaccttttattttaaaacaattttaaattaactgttttatgcacaaattatcactctgaagcgtttttcaactttttttcaaaaaagtcgatcaagcacttcagcgacctagcggcatagcggcgtgaaattagcggcctagcggcctaaattgaatcctatttcaaagcatgtatacatgcattttcttctaaaacaatgacattttaactgtttgaatgcacaaattaacactttgaagcaattagcgataatcaacatatttttttccaaaaaagtcgattgagcagtcagctatttcaaagcattaaacatgcctgatcttcttaatcaatgatatatttactgtttatatgcacaaattatcactctgaagtgtttttcaactttttttcaaaaaagtcgatcgagcacttcagcggcctagcggcctagcggcgtgaagttagcggcctggcggcctggcggcctagcggcctagcggcctaaaatggttacCTATTTCAAagaatgtatacatgcattttcttctaaaacaatgacatattaactgtttgaatgcacaaattaacactttgaagctattagcgataatcaacatatttttttccaaaaaagtcgattaagcagtcagctatttcaaagcattaaacatgcctgatcttctgaATCAaagatatatttactgtttatatgcacaaattatcactctgaagcgtttttcaactttttttcaataaaacttatGAAGTAACTTAGGTAAACTTTTAGAGAAGTCTGTCATCGGCATCGAACAAATGGTTGATACTCGAAACGTTGTTTGAGTGCCCAATAGGGCGTTATAATTCACTCTTATTCGAAACATAAGGAAAGTCTAACTGCTGGTTTTCATCACCAAATGAAATTTCCAGGTTGAAATCGTTCATCACCAAATGAAATTTCCAGGTTGAATTCGACCCCTCCTCCATGAACGCCCAGATGCAGCTTGCTAATGTCCACATCACTGTCCGCCTGAACGGACGCGACCAGAGCTACAAGACGACTGTGCCCTACAGCATGATGAACCTGCCAACCACAGCCCACAACATGGCCATGGAGTTCTGGGGAAAGTCACAATAAATGAACTAGTATTAGCCCTAGTGTGTGGACTGTTTAGCACATAATAAAGGAATAAACAATCAACtgtgttgtatttaaataacattgatCGAAACGCAATCTCATTGAGGGTGTTTAACGAGCGTAACAACGATTTCCTCAAAATTCaatcaaaccccgttggctcgattcCCTCTTTCGCTCGAACTGGATTTAAAGGTcgtttctttatactgaaggtaagcattcccgcttggctggAAAtccccgaggctcgaggttTTTTGCTGGtgcctgtgagttcgagccaacggggttcgactgtataacgAGGTCCGACAATAAACTGCGGTACACATTAGTGGATTTTTGTTAATGATGACACATTTTGTGCAGCAGCAAACACTCACcgtaaaatatttgtatgtcgTACCATTAGG
Proteins encoded in this window:
- the LOC128235606 gene encoding uncharacterized protein LOC128235606 — its product is MKLLIIVSIGLLAAVDGAARGRRALQAMDAFSLQSFTQLFRQTLLNKIALEMNNTVDMSRDLKVKMDACKVQVTAKTDQCKSAAQSACQADPSFMDYLNAGANLVNPYTYLEGPFNDMASKVGDAVDLLGDKANGFLNSVKDLGGSAVGGVYDGFSSAFNGFKDQLSSLGGSILDAGNSVIDTANLIGDGFTDLGSSIGNVGTDIGHTIGDIGGSIGHAIGGIFGRRELDAQTRQCMEKCAPCRPLLLPTQSDIITSGN